The Fibrobacter sp. UWP2 genomic sequence CGCCATTTACACCCAGCCCAAGGACGTGGGCACGGGCTCGTACACCGACGCCGTCGCATGGACAGGCAAACTCTGGACCAACGCCGAACTCTTCCGCATTACCGGCGACAAGGTCTTTGCCGACTCCATCCACACTCTTAAAATCAACCGCAAAAAGGCCAGCCTGCAAACCTGGAGCAACGACCTGATGCTCGAGGCCTTCACCATCGCGACCAACCCCGACATTTTTGACGAAGCCGACGTGGACACCGCCGAGGCCATGATCTTTACGCTTGCCGACAGCTACATTGCCTCCCTCGAAGGCAACGGCTACGGCGTCGCCATGACCGACAACGACTTTTTCTGGGGTTCCAACAGCGTCGCCGCCAACAAGGGCATGGTCCTGATCCACGCCTATATTCTCACCAAGGAGCAAAAGTACCTGGATGCGGCCATCGGCCTTGCCGACTACCTGCTGGGCAGAAACCCGCTCGACAAGTCTTACTTGACCGGATTCGGGGTGAACCAGGTTATGAACCCGCACCACCGCCCAAGCCAAGCCGACGGCATTGAAGCCCCGGTACCGGGCATGCTCTCGGGCGGCCCCAACGCCTCGGCAAACGACATTGGCGCCTGCAAGAACCATGATTACCGCGTCGCGGGAGCCCCGGCCAAGTCGTTCTACGACAACAGCTGCAGCTTTGCCAGCAACGAAGTCGCCATCAACTGGAACGCCCCCTTCGCCTACCTGGTCGGCAGCATCCAGGCCATCATGACCACCGGCAAGGCTTACGACGTCAAGTCCAAGGTGAGCAAGACTTACACCGACCTCGACGCCATCCGTGCCAACAAGGTCAACTACAAGCGTGCAAAATCCGGCAACCGCCTGGTGGTCCGCAACGGCGGCATCCAAGTCGAGATGACCAACACCGATGGCACCGTGCGCTACTTTAACCTGCGCGGCAAGTCCCTCAAGTAAAGAGATTCCTAAATACCACACCGGGTGGCGCCCTGAATAGGCGTCGCCTTTTTTTTGCAAAAAAAACTTAGAGGCTCGTTTAGAGGAGCGCGTCGAGCTGATTTTGGAGGGAAGCCACGTCGCCCTCATTCGTCAAGGTGCAGACAACTTTGCCTGTAAAGAAGTCAGCCTTGCAGGTTTCTCGCTGGTTCTCGATGCGGCGGCGGGCGTCGGCTGGTTCCAGACCCCGAGCAACCAGGCGACGCAAACGGGTGCTTTCGGGAGCGTCCACAATCCAGACCTCGTCCAGCATTTGGAGAATCCCGGGCGTCCGCGAAAGGAGCGCCGCTTCGACAAAACGCACTTGTTGGGCTTGGGGCGCGTTTTCGGGGACGCCCCCGTTCAAAAAACTACCTACCGAACGAGTCAAGTACGGGTAGACGATTCCCTCGAGCTTTTTGAGGGCAACGGCATCGTTAAAAACGAGGTCGGCCACGAACTTGCGGCTCACGCCATTGAGTGCAAGGCAGGCTTCGCCAAAGGCGGCGGCCAGCTCCGAACGGAGTTCCTGGTTGTCGCGGTAGAGTTCGTGCACTTCGCGGTCGGCGTCCATCACCATAAAACCGCGCTCCCGCAGCAGCGCCCCGACAAAGGACTTCCCAGAACCTATCGTGCCAGTGATTCCCACCCGCTTCATTACACAGTCCCGCAAAAGAGGGTTAACCCTTCCCCAGCGATATCAAGCAAAGTCCAATGACAATGCCCAACAGAGCGAGGAACTTGAGTTTGCTCTTCCGCTCCTTGAAAATTAGTATTCCCGCAACAAAGCTCACAAACACGCTAGAACGGCGGAGCACCGTTATTACCGAAATCAAGGCATCCTGGTGGCTCACGGCCAAAAAATAGCAGCGGTCGGCAATAATCAAAAGCGCCGCCACCGCCAAAAAGGACCACCGAAACTGGAACGGCGTTGTCTTTTTACGTGTAGGTAGCCACGTGACCGCGGTCGTTATGAGTTGGACCGCCATCATGTAGATGCCGAACCAGACTTGGACCGTCAAAGGCTCGAAGTTCATGCGTTGCAAAATAAACTTGTCGTAAATGCTGCTGCAACTCGCAAGGATGGTCCCGATGACCATCGAGATGACCCAGCCGTTGCTAAAGAAGTGGCCCATCTCCTTGCGACCCGCCATGCTGAGCCACACGTACGAAACAATGCAAACGGCAATGCCCAACCACTGCATGGCGAACGGCCTCTCGCCCATAAAACCCACCGCAATCATGATGGTGAAGAGCGGCGAGAGCGCCCGGATGGTCGTCGAGATGCTGAGCGGCATGTGCGCAATGGCGTTGTAGGTAAAGAGCCAGCTGCCGCCGACAATCACCGCCTTGCCCATCAGGTAAAGGTGGTCGTGGAGCGTGAGCGGTTCGCAGCGCCCCGTGAGGAGTATCGGGAGCATCAAAAGGGAGTAAAACGCGCTGCAGAGCAGCAAAACGGGGCGGACGGCGTTATTCTGGACAGACTTTTTTTTGGCTAAATCGTAAAAGCCTAAAAACAAAGCCGAACCGAACGCCAACAGTAACCATGACATAGCGCACACAATTTAGAAATCCCTCTTGCCAACTTGTCGTTCTATGCTATTTTTTACTTAAAACATCAACATAAGGAGCCTCTATGGGCATTAAAGGTAAAGCATCTTCCCTTTTGGAAGAATTCAAGGCCTTTGCATTCAAGGGCAACATCGTCGACATGGCCATCGGTGTGATCATCGGTGGTGCATTCGGTAAAATCGTAACCTCCTTCGTGAACGACATCGTGATGCCGTGTGTTACCGCCCTCATCGCCATGGGCGGCGCCAAGGACGCCGGCGAGGGCCTCAAGGCGCTCGCCTACACGACCGAAGCCGGCGTGGCCATCCCGTACGGCAGCTTCATTGGCGGCATTGTGGACTTCCTCATTGTCGCGATTGTCGTGTTCATTGTGATGAAGAAGTTCCTCGGCTTTATGCAGAACATGCGCAAGGCCGAAGAAAAGACGGCTGAACCGCCTGCTCCGCCGGCACCTCCTGAACCGAGCGCCGAAGAGAAGCTCCTCACCGAGATCCGCGACTTGCTCAAGAAGTAGTCGCACCCTACGGGCTAGTTACTAGTTAATAGTTTCTAGCGACAAGAGCATTTAAAAGGCCGCCTTAACAAGCGGCCTTTTTTTTACACTGTCAAAGAAGAACTACACTACACATTCATTTTTATCGCCTTGTCCGCCGTAAAAGGCAGTTCCTCGGCCTGGGGGGTCGCAATCAGCACCTGGCAGGCTTTTTCGCGGATGAGGGCGGCCACGGCGTCGCGACGGTTGACATCGAGTTCGGCAAAAATATCGTCGAGCAAAAGAACCGGCTTGCTCACGTACTGCGACGCCACGTCGACCGCGGCAAAGCGCATGGCGACCGCCGCCGAGCGGCACTGCCCCTGCGACCCCACCGAGCGCATCTCGTAATCCGAGGCGCAAATGCTCAGGTCGTCGCGGTGCGGGCCCGCAAGCGTCATGCCCATCACCTTCTCGGCGGTCTCCAAACTGTTTAGCTTGTGGATGAACGCCTTGCGGAACGTCGCCTCGTCCGGGACGTCACTCTCTTCTGCAACCTCTGGGGCCGCGTCGGCAATGGCGGCATCAATCTCGTCGTCGCTCATGGACTCGGCGAGGTCCAGCGCATCGAGCGCCTTTAAAATGGAACTCTTGTAGGTGCAGGTAATCTGGTCCACCCCACCCGAAAGCTTGCGGTAATAGTTCGTGATAATCTGCGAGACCTCACCCGAGAGCGACACG encodes the following:
- a CDS encoding glycoside hydrolase family 9 protein, translated to MSLKNILLITASAATALFAATAYQNQVGFLTNGIKQMAVLDAAGKDIVFKDAQGETVLTVTAPEAQKWSPAGENASLVDFSELKTPGTYQAYVGDSAVGHPIVVSDSAFEGVTKGSLKFFYFQRSSTALEEEYAGEYAREMGHPDTAVKYHSSTGIEDASATFNGSKGWYDAGDYGKYIVNSGISTYTLLQLYQQNKEYFKNLNLNIPESKNDVPDILDEIRWNLDWMITMQDTDGGVFHKLTTKQFAGMVMPAKATAQRFAIGKGVEATWNFAAVMALASDIYAPFDSVFADTCAKAAVKARWWAYTHPTAIYTQPKDVGTGSYTDAVAWTGKLWTNAELFRITGDKVFADSIHTLKINRKKASLQTWSNDLMLEAFTIATNPDIFDEADVDTAEAMIFTLADSYIASLEGNGYGVAMTDNDFFWGSNSVAANKGMVLIHAYILTKEQKYLDAAIGLADYLLGRNPLDKSYLTGFGVNQVMNPHHRPSQADGIEAPVPGMLSGGPNASANDIGACKNHDYRVAGAPAKSFYDNSCSFASNEVAINWNAPFAYLVGSIQAIMTTGKAYDVKSKVSKTYTDLDAIRANKVNYKRAKSGNRLVVRNGGIQVEMTNTDGTVRYFNLRGKSLK
- the coaE gene encoding dephospho-CoA kinase (Dephospho-CoA kinase (CoaE) performs the final step in coenzyme A biosynthesis.), with the translated sequence MKRVGITGTIGSGKSFVGALLRERGFMVMDADREVHELYRDNQELRSELAAAFGEACLALNGVSRKFVADLVFNDAVALKKLEGIVYPYLTRSVGSFLNGGVPENAPQAQQVRFVEAALLSRTPGILQMLDEVWIVDAPESTRLRRLVARGLEPADARRRIENQRETCKADFFTGKVVCTLTNEGDVASLQNQLDALL
- a CDS encoding DMT family transporter, encoding MSWLLLAFGSALFLGFYDLAKKKSVQNNAVRPVLLLCSAFYSLLMLPILLTGRCEPLTLHDHLYLMGKAVIVGGSWLFTYNAIAHMPLSISTTIRALSPLFTIMIAVGFMGERPFAMQWLGIAVCIVSYVWLSMAGRKEMGHFFSNGWVISMVIGTILASCSSIYDKFILQRMNFEPLTVQVWFGIYMMAVQLITTAVTWLPTRKKTTPFQFRWSFLAVAALLIIADRCYFLAVSHQDALISVITVLRRSSVFVSFVAGILIFKERKSKLKFLALLGIVIGLCLISLGKG
- the mscL gene encoding large-conductance mechanosensitive channel protein MscL produces the protein MGIKGKASSLLEEFKAFAFKGNIVDMAIGVIIGGAFGKIVTSFVNDIVMPCVTALIAMGGAKDAGEGLKALAYTTEAGVAIPYGSFIGGIVDFLIVAIVVFIVMKKFLGFMQNMRKAEEKTAEPPAPPAPPEPSAEEKLLTEIRDLLKK